One window of Halonatronomonas betaini genomic DNA carries:
- the mreC gene encoding rod shape-determining protein MreC, giving the protein MDFFNDFRIKIIIIFLLVLISILAVNIFELDFYIFTWLENGIYNIMSPFFNLLDSTGNYLSGIYQSFFQSRELLEENQRLRQELSEQVIINISLNEVARENQRMREMYNLDSAHIDDLDLLGSRVTGQAPSSWEQRIMINKGSNQGVEERFPVISFNGHLVGKIINTGVNSSQIMMVNDPDFSVGARVLRETSRATGVVRGQPGETGQLIMERIDWDADIEEGDLIITSGISDQYPRGLPIGKVVEVFSDNFGLSKSAYIDYNLGNQDLEELLIILEY; this is encoded by the coding sequence ATGGATTTTTTTAATGATTTCAGAATAAAAATAATTATAATATTTCTTCTGGTTTTAATTTCAATATTAGCAGTGAATATTTTTGAGCTTGATTTTTATATTTTCACCTGGTTAGAAAATGGAATTTATAATATAATGTCACCTTTTTTCAATCTTCTTGACTCTACAGGCAATTATTTAAGTGGAATATATCAGTCATTTTTCCAATCCAGAGAGCTACTCGAAGAAAACCAGAGGTTAAGGCAAGAACTTTCAGAGCAGGTAATAATAAATATAAGTCTCAATGAGGTAGCAAGAGAGAACCAAAGAATGCGAGAAATGTATAATTTGGATTCTGCCCATATAGATGATTTAGATCTTTTAGGTAGTAGGGTTACTGGTCAGGCTCCTTCAAGTTGGGAACAACGAATTATGATTAATAAAGGAAGTAATCAGGGGGTTGAAGAAAGGTTCCCGGTTATATCTTTTAATGGTCATCTTGTTGGAAAAATTATTAATACCGGTGTTAACTCTTCCCAAATAATGATGGTTAATGATCCAGACTTTTCTGTTGGTGCAAGAGTATTAAGGGAAACATCAAGGGCTACAGGTGTAGTTAGAGGTCAGCCAGGAGAAACAGGCCAGCTTATAATGGAAAGAATAGATTGGGATGCTGATATTGAAGAAGGGGATTTAATTATAACCTCAGGAATCTCTGATCAATATCCCAGGGGCTTGCCAATAGGAAAAGTTGTAGAAGTTTTCTCTGATAATTTTGGATTATCAAAATCTGCATACATAGATTATAATCTGGGCAATCAGGATCTAGAAGAATTATTAATTATTTTAGAATATTAG
- a CDS encoding Gx transporter family protein has translation MRRTRVRMIVILGLLISVGLVLHVVESLLPLSFFVPGAKIGLANIASLLGLIIFGFKAGLLILFARILAGSLLGGTFLSFNFFMSLSGGVAGFILMSIIYLIFDNYFSLIGVSIIGAVFHNFGQIIAASFIISNFGLLYYLPYLTLLAIPSGIGIGLIVQFTENYLPKEVVAVK, from the coding sequence ATGAGACGTACCCGTGTAAGAATGATTGTAATATTAGGCCTTTTAATATCTGTAGGTTTAGTTCTTCATGTAGTAGAAAGCTTATTGCCATTAAGTTTTTTTGTGCCTGGTGCTAAAATTGGTTTAGCTAATATAGCTAGCCTTTTAGGGCTTATAATCTTTGGTTTTAAGGCAGGTTTGTTAATTTTATTTGCTAGAATATTAGCAGGATCTCTGCTAGGTGGAACTTTTCTCTCTTTTAATTTTTTTATGAGTTTAAGTGGTGGAGTAGCTGGTTTTATATTAATGAGCATAATTTATCTTATTTTTGACAATTATTTTAGTTTAATAGGTGTGAGTATTATAGGTGCAGTATTTCATAATTTTGGTCAGATAATTGCAGCTTCATTCATTATTAGTAATTTTGGACTTTTGTACTATCTTCCTTATTTAACTCTTTTGGCAATTCCTTCAGGTATTGGCATTGGTTTAATAGTTCAATTTACTGAGAATTATTTACCCAAAGAAGTAGTTGCTGTAAAATGA
- a CDS encoding rod shape-determining protein yields the protein MLSKLLGAPFSRDMGIDLGTANTLVYVKGKGIIIREPSVVALKEGSSDVMAVGAEAKKMIGRTPGNITAIRPMKDGVIADFDVTEAMLRYFITRAHKRTRLVRPRIIVCVPSGVTEVEKRAVLDAAQQAGARKAYLIEEPMAAAIGSELPVNEPVGNMIVDIGGGTTEVAVISLGGIVSSRSIRIGGDEMDESIIQYIKRKYNIMIGERTAEEIKMEIGAARPEYLSESMEIRGRDLVSGLPKNIDINSEEISEAISEPVQSIVEAVKITLEKTPPELSADVMDFGIVLTGGGALLHGMDKLLSDKTQIPVHIADEPLDCVAKGTGIALEEIDSLKSVLITPKKIS from the coding sequence ATGTTAAGTAAGTTATTAGGTGCACCGTTTTCCAGAGATATGGGAATAGATTTAGGAACTGCAAATACTCTTGTGTATGTTAAAGGCAAAGGAATAATTATTAGGGAGCCATCAGTTGTAGCTTTAAAAGAGGGTAGCAGCGATGTTATGGCAGTAGGAGCAGAAGCAAAGAAAATGATAGGTAGAACTCCAGGTAATATAACAGCTATTCGCCCAATGAAAGATGGAGTAATTGCTGATTTTGATGTAACAGAAGCTATGTTAAGGTATTTTATTACCAGAGCTCATAAAAGAACTAGATTAGTAAGACCAAGGATTATTGTCTGTGTGCCCTCTGGTGTAACAGAAGTGGAAAAAAGAGCAGTTCTGGATGCAGCTCAACAGGCAGGGGCTAGAAAAGCATATTTAATTGAAGAACCTATGGCAGCTGCTATTGGTTCAGAATTACCAGTTAATGAACCTGTAGGTAATATGATTGTAGATATTGGCGGTGGAACAACTGAAGTAGCAGTTATTTCACTTGGTGGTATCGTTAGTAGCAGGTCAATTAGAATTGGTGGAGATGAAATGGATGAGTCTATTATTCAGTATATAAAAAGAAAATATAATATAATGATCGGTGAGAGAACTGCTGAAGAGATAAAAATGGAAATAGGTGCAGCCAGGCCTGAATATTTAAGTGAGTCTATGGAAATCAGGGGAAGAGATTTAGTCAGTGGCTTACCTAAAAATATCGATATTAATTCTGAAGAAATTTCAGAGGCTATCTCGGAGCCTGTTCAGAGTATTGTTGAAGCTGTAAAAATTACACTTGAGAAGACCCCTCCAGAATTATCAGCAGATGTAATGGATTTTGGTATTGTTCTAACAGGTGGTGGAGCTTTATTACATGGCATGGATAAGTTGCTCTCAGATAAAACTCAGATACCGGTACATATTGCTGATGAACCACTTGATTGTGTGGCTAAGGGGACTGGTATTGCTTTAGAAGAGATAGATTCCTTAAAGAGTGTTCTTATCACTCCAAAGAAAATTTCCTGA
- a CDS encoding RnfABCDGE type electron transport complex subunit D, whose product MQSQDLIVTSSPHVRDKSSVAEIMWSVVMALLPALLAATYIFGLRVLTVVGISIATCLLTEYIFQRIRKKRVAVFDGSAVLTGLLLAMTLPPSIPHWVVVVGAIVAIGLGKQVFGGIGHNPFNPALVGRAFITSAYPVIMTTWTFDGVTQATPLNLMLMEGEATPYWELFIGNIPGSIGETSAFFLLIGAAYLIYKNYLNWRIPAGMISTVVVLSWVFGQDPIFHLFAGSLILGAFYMATDMVTSPITKTGRWIFGIGAGAIVIIIRIWGGYPEGVTYAILLMNMTVPLLNKYTRPRSLGEVK is encoded by the coding sequence ATGCAAAGTCAGGATCTTATTGTAACTTCTTCCCCTCATGTCAGGGATAAATCGTCAGTAGCAGAAATAATGTGGTCAGTTGTAATGGCATTATTACCTGCTTTATTAGCAGCTACATATATTTTTGGTTTAAGAGTTTTAACTGTTGTAGGTATTAGTATTGCAACCTGCTTGCTGACAGAATATATATTTCAGAGGATAAGGAAGAAGAGAGTTGCTGTTTTTGATGGTAGTGCAGTATTAACAGGCTTATTATTAGCAATGACGTTGCCACCCTCCATTCCTCACTGGGTTGTAGTTGTCGGAGCTATAGTTGCTATTGGTTTAGGAAAGCAGGTTTTTGGAGGAATTGGTCATAACCCTTTTAATCCAGCTCTTGTTGGTAGAGCTTTTATTACCTCAGCTTATCCAGTGATTATGACAACCTGGACTTTTGATGGTGTAACACAGGCTACACCTCTAAATTTGATGTTAATGGAGGGCGAAGCTACACCATATTGGGAATTATTTATTGGTAATATTCCAGGTTCTATTGGTGAAACCTCAGCTTTTTTCTTATTAATAGGGGCTGCTTACTTAATTTATAAAAACTATTTGAATTGGAGAATTCCAGCAGGTATGATATCTACTGTTGTAGTTTTAAGCTGGGTATTTGGACAGGACCCAATATTCCATTTATTTGCCGGTAGTCTTATTCTCGGTGCTTTTTATATGGCTACTGATATGGTTACAAGTCCAATTACTAAAACTGGTCGCTGGATATTTGGTATTGGCGCTGGAGCTATAGTAATTATTATAAGAATTTGGGGCGGCTATCCAGAAGGAGTAACTTATGCAATACTTCTTATGAATATGACTGTACCTTTATTAAATAAATATACAAGACCTCGTAGTCTGGGAGAGGTGAAATAG
- the mreD gene encoding rod shape-determining protein MreD, with amino-acid sequence MRQKAFYILALFLIIILQTTFFHRLPAASYGPDLILVVVFTAGFLSGSQTGIAIGFLAGFLQGILLGSGFGLYTISRMLIGAAAGLLKGNVYKESLALLCLILFFVTFFHEILIFLLSEQVILRVGFQTVLVNRLLPASFYNMLVGMLLYILMIYLIPVGGFQDEQKN; translated from the coding sequence ATGCGCCAGAAAGCATTTTATATTTTAGCATTATTTTTAATTATAATTTTACAAACAACCTTTTTCCATAGGCTTCCTGCTGCTTCTTATGGACCAGATCTTATCCTTGTAGTAGTTTTCACCGCTGGGTTTTTATCAGGAAGTCAGACAGGAATAGCAATTGGATTTCTAGCCGGTTTCCTTCAGGGGATTTTATTAGGTAGTGGCTTTGGCTTATATACTATTTCAAGAATGTTGATCGGCGCAGCTGCAGGGCTTTTAAAAGGCAATGTATATAAAGAAAGTTTGGCTTTGTTATGTTTGATTCTATTTTTTGTAACATTTTTTCATGAAATATTAATTTTTCTTCTCTCAGAACAGGTGATTTTAAGAGTTGGTTTTCAAACTGTTTTAGTAAATAGGCTTTTGCCTGCAAGTTTTTATAATATGCTGGTAGGTATGTTGCTTTATATTTTAATGATTTACTTGATTCCAGTTGGAGGATTCCAGGATGAACAAAAGAATTAG
- the rsxC gene encoding electron transport complex subunit RsxC has protein sequence MGLLTFKQGIHPSYNKKKTKNKEIVDAERPDTIFIPLQQHIGAPLKPLVERGDQVDRGQKIADTDSFVAAPVHSSVSGVVKGIEKVNDSGGGRVEAIKIEVSEEDTNNFMEPLTAKPENINPDDIRERVREAGIAGMGGAMFPTHVKLAVPDGKKVEYVVLNGAECEPYLTIDHRMMIEKAKEIVEGLKLLMRATGAPKGLIGIEDNKPDAIRTLKSLVADETNIEVKETETKYPQGGEKMLIKALLNREVPVGGLPLDVGVVVNNTSTAAAVYEAVKLGKPLIDRPLTITGSGITKPMNIRVKIGTPVSEIIDQAGGFNGEVGKVILGGPMMGKSQPSLDVHVVKGTSGILVLQKHEVENYSPVPCINCARCVDVCPTNLVPTKLAKLAQLEKLDRMEEMQVMNCIECGSCSYICPSRRPLVHNIRIGKAEVTARNKSE, from the coding sequence ATGGGCTTGTTAACTTTTAAGCAGGGCATCCACCCTTCTTATAATAAGAAAAAAACGAAAAATAAGGAAATAGTAGATGCTGAAAGACCAGATACGATTTTTATTCCATTGCAACAGCATATCGGCGCCCCCCTCAAACCTCTTGTAGAGAGAGGAGATCAGGTAGATAGAGGACAAAAAATTGCTGATACTGATAGTTTTGTTGCAGCACCAGTACATTCTTCAGTTTCTGGCGTTGTTAAAGGAATTGAAAAAGTCAACGATTCTGGTGGAGGAAGAGTTGAGGCTATTAAAATTGAAGTATCTGAAGAAGATACAAATAATTTTATGGAACCTTTAACTGCTAAACCAGAAAATATAAACCCTGATGATATTAGAGAAAGAGTGAGGGAAGCTGGTATAGCCGGAATGGGGGGAGCTATGTTCCCTACTCATGTCAAATTAGCTGTTCCTGATGGGAAAAAAGTTGAATATGTAGTTTTAAATGGAGCAGAATGTGAGCCTTATCTGACTATAGATCACAGGATGATGATAGAAAAGGCTAAAGAAATTGTAGAAGGACTGAAACTATTGATGAGGGCAACAGGTGCTCCCAAAGGCCTTATTGGTATCGAGGATAATAAACCAGATGCCATCAGAACATTAAAATCTCTTGTGGCTGATGAAACAAATATTGAGGTAAAAGAAACAGAAACAAAATATCCTCAAGGTGGAGAGAAGATGCTTATAAAAGCTCTTCTAAATCGTGAGGTTCCAGTTGGGGGTTTGCCTCTTGATGTAGGAGTTGTTGTAAATAATACTTCAACAGCAGCAGCTGTTTATGAAGCTGTGAAGTTAGGAAAACCATTAATAGATCGACCTTTGACTATTACAGGTTCAGGGATAACTAAGCCTATGAATATCAGAGTTAAAATCGGTACGCCAGTTAGTGAAATAATTGATCAGGCCGGTGGTTTTAATGGAGAGGTAGGAAAAGTAATCCTGGGTGGACCTATGATGGGTAAATCCCAGCCTTCATTGGATGTTCATGTTGTAAAAGGAACCTCAGGTATCCTGGTTCTTCAAAAACATGAGGTTGAAAACTATTCACCAGTACCATGTATAAATTGTGCAAGATGTGTTGATGTTTGCCCTACTAATTTGGTGCCTACAAAATTAGCTAAATTAGCTCAATTAGAAAAGCTTGATAGGATGGAAGAGATGCAGGTAATGAACTGTATTGAATGTGGTTCCTGTAGCTATATTTGTCCATCTAGAAGGCCGCTTGTCCATAATATTAGAATTGGTAAAGCCGAAGTAACGGCTAGAAATAAATCAGAATAA
- a CDS encoding RnfABCDGE type electron transport complex subunit G yields MAQENNNLSRLVITLTIIGVISALALAVVYQWTTPYIEEHQARAREEAIFSVLEGAVDYEETTRNGITFFEGFDEDGNLVGVSFIATGSGYQGAIEIMVGYDPANDEILSISVLNHEETPGLGARITEEEFKENFANKPIGEYELVSREPTEPYEVETIAGATISARAVKNIVSEAGFTFEEHYGGGN; encoded by the coding sequence ATGGCTCAGGAAAATAACAATTTATCCAGATTGGTAATTACTCTAACAATTATTGGTGTTATTTCTGCATTAGCACTGGCTGTAGTTTATCAATGGACAACACCATATATAGAAGAACATCAGGCTAGGGCAAGAGAAGAAGCTATTTTTAGTGTTTTAGAGGGTGCAGTTGATTATGAAGAGACTACTAGAAATGGGATTACTTTTTTTGAAGGTTTTGATGAAGACGGAAACTTAGTTGGTGTATCATTTATAGCTACAGGATCTGGTTATCAGGGGGCGATAGAAATCATGGTTGGTTATGACCCGGCTAATGATGAAATTTTAAGTATATCGGTATTAAATCATGAAGAAACCCCTGGCTTAGGTGCTAGAATCACTGAAGAAGAATTTAAAGAGAATTTCGCTAATAAACCTATAGGTGAATATGAACTGGTTAGTAGAGAGCCAACCGAACCATATGAAGTAGAAACAATAGCTGGAGCAACTATTTCAGCCAGAGCAGTTAAAAATATTGTTTCTGAGGCCGGTTTTACATTTGAAGAACACTATGGAGGTGGAAATTAA
- a CDS encoding RnfABCDGE type electron transport complex subunit B, translated as MQSTFFYSVLSMGGLGALLALGLGIASKAFHVERDPKIDEVNEALPGANCGACGYAGCDAFAEAVANGDAPITGCPVGGESVAERLAEIMGAEAGESEEQVAQVLCKGGTKETARAAEYEGIETCTAASVAGISEKRCSYGCLGLGDCAHVCPFDAIKMNNNGLPEVDPDKCTACNKCVEKCPHDLFVLAPVSGENHIRCSSHDGGKFVRGICEVGCIACTQCVRVCPVDAIEMQDNLAVLDYEKCINCGLCAEKCPTNTIDFYGEKIKHIEITDDCVGCTRCAPECPVDAISGELKEKHIIDQEKCVKCGICYDVCKVDGAIEKEY; from the coding sequence ATGCAATCGACTTTTTTCTATTCCGTTCTTAGTATGGGCGGACTGGGAGCCCTGCTAGCATTAGGTCTTGGTATTGCTTCTAAGGCCTTTCATGTTGAAAGGGATCCTAAAATTGATGAAGTAAATGAAGCTCTCCCAGGGGCAAATTGTGGAGCCTGTGGATATGCTGGTTGTGATGCCTTTGCAGAAGCAGTAGCTAACGGAGATGCTCCGATAACTGGTTGTCCAGTTGGAGGAGAAAGTGTAGCTGAAAGACTGGCTGAAATTATGGGGGCAGAAGCTGGAGAGTCTGAGGAGCAAGTTGCTCAGGTTCTATGTAAAGGTGGTACTAAAGAGACTGCTAGAGCAGCTGAATATGAGGGAATAGAAACATGTACAGCCGCAAGTGTAGCTGGTATCAGTGAAAAACGTTGTAGTTATGGTTGTCTTGGCCTTGGGGATTGTGCTCATGTATGTCCCTTTGATGCCATCAAAATGAATAATAATGGACTTCCTGAAGTGGATCCTGATAAATGCACTGCCTGTAATAAATGTGTTGAAAAATGTCCCCATGATTTATTTGTACTTGCTCCAGTTTCCGGGGAAAATCATATTAGGTGTTCATCCCATGATGGAGGTAAGTTTGTACGTGGAATCTGCGAAGTAGGCTGTATAGCCTGTACTCAGTGTGTTCGAGTTTGTCCAGTAGATGCAATAGAGATGCAGGATAATCTGGCTGTACTGGATTATGAAAAATGTATTAATTGTGGTCTTTGTGCAGAAAAATGTCCTACAAACACAATAGATTTTTATGGCGAGAAGATTAAACATATAGAGATCACTGATGATTGCGTAGGCTGTACTAGATGTGCTCCTGAATGTCCAGTTGATGCTATTAGTGGAGAATTAAAAGAAAAACATATTATAGATCAAGAAAAATGTGTGAAATGTGGAATTTGCTATGATGTTTGTAAAGTAGATGGTGCCATTGAAAAAGAATATTAA
- the rsxA gene encoding electron transport complex subunit RsxA, producing MDSVQYILLLFISTVLINNFVLIRFLGICPFLGVSRYVDTAFSMGLATTFVMTLTAFATYFINSYILVALDLPFLRYVSFIIVIASLVQFVEMFIKKASPVLYKALGIYLPLITTNCAIMGMALLIPLNEYNFIESIVFGFGAGVGFTLAIVLIAGLREELEFSDVPEALQGVPITLILAGIMAMAFMGFAGLVTI from the coding sequence ATGGATAGTGTACAATATATATTACTTCTTTTCATAAGTACTGTTTTAATTAACAATTTTGTTTTAATCCGATTTCTAGGGATATGTCCATTTCTGGGAGTATCCAGATATGTAGATACAGCTTTTAGTATGGGATTAGCTACAACTTTTGTTATGACTCTTACAGCTTTTGCTACATATTTTATAAATTCATATATTCTTGTAGCTCTTGATTTACCATTTTTAAGATATGTCTCATTTATAATTGTAATAGCTTCATTAGTTCAGTTTGTTGAAATGTTCATTAAAAAGGCCAGTCCTGTGCTTTATAAAGCATTAGGTATCTATCTTCCTTTAATAACAACAAATTGTGCAATCATGGGTATGGCACTTTTAATACCATTAAACGAATATAACTTTATTGAAAGTATAGTATTTGGTTTTGGTGCTGGAGTTGGTTTTACACTGGCAATAGTTTTAATAGCTGGATTAAGAGAAGAACTAGAATTTTCAGATGTACCTGAAGCTTTACAGGGTGTTCCAATAACATTAATTCTGGCAGGTATCATGGCTATGGCTTTCATGGGCTTTGCCGGTCTGGTTACTATATAA
- a CDS encoding Maf family protein: MKEKKLIILASSSPRRKELLNRVSLDFKIDPSEINEDKYTADTPSELVKLLAKEKAKDVGRKYNNAIIIAADTIVICDDQVLGKPKNKKDAFDMLEKLSGSEHLVYTGIAFNIIEDKTIEIISDLDYSIVKMRNYNNKEINSYLNTGEYKDKAGSYAIQGYGSLLVEAIKGSYFTIMGFPVHKLAEILPEFNIDLYKKSKRT; the protein is encoded by the coding sequence ATGAAAGAAAAAAAACTTATAATCCTGGCTTCTTCATCTCCAAGAAGAAAAGAATTATTAAATAGGGTATCTCTTGATTTTAAGATTGATCCCAGTGAGATAAATGAAGATAAATATACAGCAGATACTCCTTCGGAACTAGTTAAGTTATTAGCGAAAGAAAAAGCAAAAGATGTAGGCAGGAAATATAATAATGCTATAATTATTGCTGCTGATACAATTGTAATTTGTGATGACCAGGTTTTAGGGAAACCCAAAAATAAAAAAGATGCATTTGATATGTTAGAAAAACTTTCTGGATCAGAACATCTAGTATATACAGGTATCGCATTTAACATAATTGAAGATAAAACTATAGAAATAATATCTGATCTTGACTATTCAATAGTAAAAATGAGGAATTATAATAATAAAGAGATAAATAGCTATTTAAATACAGGCGAGTATAAAGATAAGGCTGGCTCATATGCTATACAAGGCTATGGCAGCCTTTTGGTAGAAGCGATAAAGGGTTCATACTTTACAATTATGGGTTTTCCAGTTCATAAATTAGCAGAAATCCTACCAGAATTTAATATTGATTTATATAAAAAATCTAAACGGACATAG
- the radC gene encoding RadC family protein — MRKTNYTIKELPLEDRPREKLISYGESKLSNSELIAILLGSGTRGRTAIELAQDILCQSSGLIGLADLSIDELTQKKGIGQSKASRLKVAFELGRRLSDFSPAKKTILRSPIHAVDYMQSRLKLKKQEIFLVVLLDIKSQVIKVEEISKGGLAKSIVHPREVFKTAIRASAAGIILGHNHPSGNTTASSEDINITNKLIEAGNIIGIKVIDHLIIGDNSYLSMREEGLINC; from the coding sequence TTGAGAAAGACAAATTATACAATAAAAGAGCTTCCTTTAGAAGACAGACCGAGAGAAAAATTAATTTCCTATGGTGAATCAAAATTATCAAACTCTGAATTAATAGCAATTCTTTTAGGTAGTGGAACCAGAGGGAGAACAGCGATAGAGCTGGCACAGGATATATTATGTCAATCTAGTGGTTTAATAGGCCTTGCAGACCTGAGTATTGATGAATTAACTCAGAAAAAGGGGATTGGCCAGAGCAAGGCAAGCCGCTTAAAAGTAGCCTTTGAACTAGGGAGAAGACTTTCAGACTTTTCCCCTGCCAAAAAAACTATTTTAAGATCTCCTATTCATGCAGTTGATTATATGCAATCCAGGTTAAAGCTGAAAAAGCAAGAAATATTTTTAGTTGTTCTTCTCGATATTAAGAGTCAGGTTATAAAAGTTGAAGAAATTTCTAAAGGAGGGCTTGCTAAATCTATAGTTCATCCAAGAGAAGTTTTTAAAACTGCAATAAGAGCCAGTGCAGCAGGTATAATACTTGGTCATAATCACCCCAGTGGAAATACAACAGCTAGCTCTGAAGATATTAATATTACTAATAAATTAATAGAAGCAGGAAATATTATAGGAATAAAAGTTATTGATCATTTAATTATTGGTGATAATAGTTATTTGAGTATGAGAGAAGAAGGTTTGATTAATTGTTAA
- the rsxE gene encoding electron transport complex subunit RsxE, which produces MNLLKILTNGLWKENPIIKLVIGLCPTLAVTNTVENGLAMGLATSFVLISSEIVISLIKKWIPNNVRIPSFILIIATFVTFTDYFLAAFFPEIADSLSLFIPLIVVNCLILGRQEAFASKNPTHRAIFDGVGMGIGFTWVLVLLSAVREILGMGTFFGFEILGAAYQPMIIMILPGGAFISLGVLVGIMNVINRKVESQNG; this is translated from the coding sequence ATGAACCTCTTAAAAATATTAACTAATGGATTATGGAAAGAGAATCCAATTATCAAGCTTGTAATTGGTCTTTGCCCAACCCTTGCTGTAACAAATACAGTTGAAAATGGCCTTGCAATGGGTCTTGCAACCTCATTTGTGTTAATCTCATCTGAGATTGTAATATCTCTTATAAAGAAATGGATTCCTAATAATGTGAGGATACCAAGTTTTATTCTTATCATTGCAACCTTTGTTACATTTACTGATTATTTTCTTGCAGCTTTCTTTCCTGAAATAGCTGATTCATTAAGTTTATTTATTCCTTTAATAGTAGTTAACTGTTTGATTTTAGGACGCCAGGAAGCTTTTGCTTCTAAGAACCCAACTCATCGAGCTATTTTTGATGGTGTAGGAATGGGAATTGGCTTTACCTGGGTTTTAGTATTGTTAAGTGCTGTTAGAGAGATCTTAGGTATGGGCACATTTTTTGGATTTGAAATATTAGGAGCTGCTTATCAGCCGATGATTATTATGATTTTGCCTGGTGGAGCTTTTATCAGTTTAGGAGTTCTGGTTGGAATTATGAATGTCATAAATAGAAAGGTGGAATCTCAGAATGGATAG